The following coding sequences lie in one Hyphobacterium sp. CCMP332 genomic window:
- a CDS encoding RyR domain-containing protein: MNRVRRFFVTIRNHLIGILLLVGTVVTFALAFSAWHALLPTSLTGWERISQAAYLALRAFVFGDEYAGIGLRNLGIVETGNLPASIQNQLYTARWTGAFVALGAVVKAALTVFREPLIRLQAMMRARHAVVFGDTVIARKFAEDWAAVRKLPVTHHAHEVEHQWDGVLTLPRNARLNAGLTLNSLRWADRIVISESDEAATVETALEAARRRPETPVFAIVRDPWLAEHVHHAMEHEAAASGQGDLLVTVSEHSASARAVLYRHPAHLIAERSGQDRIHILIAGLGGLGEALVRDLLHTNLVSFLDRPMITVLDLEARAKSTKFALRYPGIIDHYDISFIECDAATMDNAACTLLEERVAVAPVTAAYVTTGERAPPLSIALGLQEQAQRNALFQAPIFIAARDGAGLPVHPGGGNFESCELIAFGSWADINTAGGLLDREPDRLAKEIHETYLKFESGGEAAAPWPKLKERFRNSNRRAVAHTQAKLASLGFDISPLTREFSIELDRPTIRTGEKLFRNATELMNIARLEHDRWSADRLVDGWRYGPTRDNLKRTHPNLVPFDELPPDIAAYDIRLVARLADWIGTGSDGLQRSARFLTPPPERAEDRATLKAAEVDFDAMGRL; this comes from the coding sequence ATGAACAGGGTGCGTCGGTTTTTCGTTACGATCCGCAATCACCTGATCGGCATTTTGCTGCTCGTCGGCACTGTGGTGACGTTCGCGCTGGCCTTTTCTGCCTGGCATGCCCTTTTGCCGACATCTTTGACCGGGTGGGAACGCATTTCGCAAGCGGCCTATCTGGCGCTGCGGGCCTTCGTATTTGGAGATGAATATGCAGGAATCGGGTTACGAAACCTGGGTATCGTGGAAACAGGGAATCTGCCTGCTTCCATACAGAATCAACTCTATACTGCACGCTGGACGGGGGCATTTGTCGCACTTGGAGCGGTGGTAAAGGCGGCGCTTACCGTCTTCAGAGAACCCCTGATACGTCTTCAGGCGATGATGCGGGCGCGACACGCAGTGGTATTCGGTGATACCGTAATTGCACGTAAGTTTGCCGAGGACTGGGCTGCGGTCCGGAAGCTTCCGGTAACCCATCACGCCCACGAGGTCGAACACCAGTGGGATGGCGTGCTCACACTTCCCCGGAACGCCCGGTTGAACGCTGGACTGACCCTCAACAGCCTGCGCTGGGCCGACCGGATCGTCATATCAGAATCTGATGAAGCCGCGACCGTCGAGACCGCCTTGGAAGCCGCCCGACGACGGCCAGAGACTCCGGTCTTTGCGATTGTGCGCGACCCGTGGCTCGCAGAACATGTGCATCATGCGATGGAACACGAAGCCGCTGCCAGCGGCCAGGGAGACTTGCTTGTTACGGTTTCAGAGCACTCGGCTTCGGCACGGGCTGTCTTGTACCGTCATCCCGCTCACCTTATTGCCGAGCGTTCCGGCCAGGACCGGATCCACATTCTTATTGCCGGCTTGGGTGGGTTGGGCGAAGCACTCGTGCGTGACCTGCTGCATACGAATCTGGTCTCCTTTCTCGACCGACCGATGATCACGGTGCTCGACCTTGAAGCCCGGGCAAAGAGCACGAAATTTGCTCTACGCTATCCCGGCATTATCGATCATTACGATATTTCGTTCATCGAATGCGATGCTGCGACGATGGATAATGCGGCGTGCACGCTTCTCGAGGAGCGGGTTGCTGTGGCTCCAGTAACGGCCGCCTATGTCACGACAGGCGAGCGCGCACCGCCTTTGAGTATCGCGTTGGGCTTGCAGGAGCAGGCTCAACGCAATGCGCTTTTCCAGGCGCCGATCTTCATCGCGGCGCGCGACGGAGCTGGCTTGCCCGTGCACCCTGGCGGCGGGAATTTCGAATCTTGCGAGCTCATCGCCTTTGGGTCATGGGCCGATATCAATACTGCGGGCGGACTCCTGGACCGGGAACCGGATCGGCTTGCGAAGGAAATTCATGAAACATATTTGAAGTTCGAGTCGGGCGGCGAGGCTGCAGCACCGTGGCCAAAGCTCAAGGAACGCTTCCGAAACTCAAACCGGCGAGCCGTCGCTCACACGCAAGCGAAGCTTGCCAGCCTCGGTTTTGACATCAGTCCGCTGACCCGCGAATTTTCTATCGAACTTGATCGCCCGACCATTCGCACGGGCGAAAAGCTCTTCCGCAACGCAACCGAATTAATGAATATCGCCAGGCTTGAACATGACCGTTGGAGTGCCGATCGCCTCGTTGACGGATGGCGATACGGCCCGACCCGCGACAACCTCAAGCGAACCCACCCCAACCTCGTTCCCTTCGATGAGCTGCCACCCGACATTGCCGCATACGACATCCGGCTCGTCGCCCGGCTGGCCGACTGGATAGGCACAGGCAGTGACGGGCTGCAGCGCAGCGCGCGCTTTTTGACCCCTCCGCCCGAGCGGGCCGAAGATCGCGCAACGCTGAAAGCGGCGGAGGTTGATTTCGATGCAATGGGTCGGCTCTGA
- the galE gene encoding UDP-glucose 4-epimerase GalE — protein sequence MNILVPGGAGYIGSHVCKAIAARGDTPIVFDNLSAGHRDSVKWGPLIEGDIRDPKALDRVFSRCQPEAVIHFAASIEVGIGEREPLAFWQNNVAGTLNVLEAMVRQGCEVFVFSSTCAVYGQPDTLPIPESESRKPGNVYGRTKLAVEHALENVSSASRLRFAALRYFNAAGASPDAAIGERHDPETHLIPNALKAAGGLLDAFHLFGDDYPTRDGSCVRDFIHVDDLATGHLAAMDRLVAGGDSFACNLGTGTGITVREVIEAVEAVTGRQVPLVVQPRRPGDAAELYSDTRLSSSLLNFSPQRSDIRTIVEDAWRFHQKDWDL from the coding sequence ATGAATATTCTTGTTCCGGGTGGTGCGGGATATATCGGCTCGCATGTCTGCAAGGCGATCGCAGCGCGTGGTGATACGCCGATCGTGTTTGACAATCTTTCGGCCGGACATCGCGATTCTGTAAAATGGGGGCCGTTGATTGAAGGCGATATTCGAGATCCGAAGGCACTCGACCGCGTCTTCAGCCGGTGTCAGCCGGAAGCTGTCATACACTTTGCAGCCTCTATCGAAGTCGGGATCGGCGAACGCGAACCCCTGGCCTTCTGGCAGAATAATGTCGCGGGCACATTGAATGTGCTCGAGGCGATGGTCCGGCAGGGGTGTGAGGTCTTTGTTTTCTCTTCTACCTGTGCGGTCTATGGCCAACCCGACACACTCCCCATTCCGGAAAGCGAGAGCCGCAAGCCGGGCAATGTCTATGGCCGCACCAAGCTGGCGGTCGAACACGCTCTGGAAAATGTCTCGAGCGCCAGCCGGCTGCGCTTTGCCGCACTTCGCTATTTCAATGCTGCCGGTGCCAGCCCGGATGCCGCGATTGGCGAAAGGCATGACCCGGAAACCCACCTCATCCCCAATGCGTTGAAGGCAGCGGGCGGTTTGCTGGACGCGTTTCATCTTTTCGGCGATGACTATCCCACCCGCGATGGCAGCTGCGTGCGTGACTTCATTCATGTTGATGATCTGGCTACGGGGCATCTGGCGGCGATGGACCGGCTCGTGGCAGGTGGCGACAGTTTCGCCTGCAATCTGGGAACGGGGACCGGCATAACGGTACGGGAAGTGATCGAAGCCGTTGAAGCCGTCACAGGTCGGCAAGTGCCTCTGGTCGTTCAACCGCGTCGTCCCGGCGATGCCGCCGAGCTGTATTCCGATACACGCCTGTCCAGCTCCCTCCTCAATTTCTCGCCGCAACGATCGGACATCCGCACAATTGTTGAAGACGCCTGGCGGTTTCACCAGAAGGATTGGGACCTGTGA
- a CDS encoding galactokinase family protein, whose protein sequence is MRRQSWTPGRVNLIGEWIDFNGGLVLPAALPLGVTVTTTALPGVRDRVSSAQFDNVAEGDLDQPASGQWADYVFGALQTAREMGWVDGGIRVHLDGDIPAGAGVSSSAAVTVGVLAALKPDDAGPKEIALLARRIENEFIGVPCGIMDQMAVTHARPGELIALDTISLGVETLPIPKDWRFAVIHSGVGRQLADGQYAEKRRACLAAAEKLGVDWLCQATNIDDLDPRSQPVARHVVSEHKRSVAALEAVRQSDISTFAMTMNESHASLRDDFLVSTAGIDDLVRDATRLGARGARLTGAGFGGCIVALLGADAPEDWWGRLNAACPQARLVCWLNSENAHAGGLK, encoded by the coding sequence ATGAGGCGACAAAGCTGGACGCCGGGCCGGGTCAATCTGATCGGGGAATGGATCGACTTCAATGGTGGCCTGGTGCTGCCGGCAGCTCTGCCGCTCGGCGTGACGGTGACAACCACGGCCTTGCCGGGAGTCCGGGACCGCGTCAGCTCGGCGCAGTTTGACAACGTGGCTGAGGGGGATCTCGATCAGCCGGCTTCCGGACAGTGGGCGGATTACGTTTTCGGAGCGTTACAGACGGCTCGTGAAATGGGCTGGGTGGATGGCGGTATCCGTGTTCATCTTGATGGCGACATTCCTGCGGGCGCAGGCGTGTCCTCCTCGGCCGCTGTGACCGTCGGGGTGCTGGCCGCACTCAAGCCGGATGATGCCGGCCCGAAGGAAATCGCTCTTCTGGCCCGCCGGATCGAAAACGAGTTTATCGGCGTACCGTGCGGGATTATGGATCAGATGGCCGTTACCCATGCGAGGCCCGGCGAACTGATCGCACTGGATACGATATCACTGGGTGTCGAGACCCTGCCGATTCCGAAGGACTGGAGATTCGCCGTGATTCACTCGGGAGTGGGCCGGCAGCTGGCCGATGGTCAGTACGCCGAAAAACGCCGTGCCTGCCTCGCGGCTGCGGAGAAGCTGGGGGTCGACTGGCTGTGTCAGGCGACGAATATTGATGACCTCGACCCGCGGTCGCAGCCGGTAGCCCGACATGTCGTGTCAGAGCACAAGCGGTCTGTCGCGGCGCTGGAAGCGGTCCGGCAATCCGACATCTCGACCTTTGCAATGACAATGAATGAGAGCCACGCATCCTTGCGGGATGATTTCCTGGTTTCGACCGCCGGGATCGATGATCTGGTCCGGGATGCGACACGCCTTGGTGCCAGAGGTGCGCGGCTGACCGGGGCCGGCTTTGGCGGATGTATCGTCGCTCTGCTCGGCGCCGATGCACCCGAGGACTGGTGGGGCAGGCTGAATGCGGCTTGTCCGCAGGCCCGGCTTGTCTGTTGGCTGAATTCCGAGAACGCTCATGCCGGAGGTTTGAAATGA
- a CDS encoding galactose-1-phosphate uridylyltransferase → MCAARIEGRSSAYYRRHHAKADGRSLYLYGYAPHEGEAGPEFDEAVSSGSEMRFHPLRQEWALYSPHRQNRTFKPSDAANPLAPARPGGPMTEIPFSDFELAIFGNRFPSLHPEAPEPFSAPWKARPAIGDAEVVVFSPAAEGSLATIGQARRILLVEALIDRYQHHFSAGAAYVLPFENRGEAVGVTLAHPHGQIYSFPVIPEPQARAADAFSQGYDLEGDRQDWGAEFSVADAGGVFSYCPPFGRFPYETWLSTRARKQGPWDFSADEVDGLASLLGDTVARYDRLFDQPMPYMMSFHGAPNGLSKGFQFSVQFYPIMRSAGRLKYLASVEQATGVFTVDVDPRAAAADLRQAG, encoded by the coding sequence ATGTGTGCTGCCAGAATTGAGGGTCGTTCATCGGCGTATTACCGTCGGCATCACGCCAAGGCGGATGGGCGCTCGCTATATCTCTACGGCTATGCGCCCCATGAGGGAGAGGCAGGGCCCGAGTTTGACGAAGCTGTTTCATCGGGTTCCGAGATGCGGTTTCACCCCCTGCGTCAGGAGTGGGCGCTCTACTCGCCGCATCGCCAGAACCGGACGTTCAAGCCATCTGACGCGGCCAATCCGCTGGCCCCGGCCCGGCCCGGCGGTCCAATGACAGAGATACCGTTTTCCGACTTCGAGCTGGCCATATTCGGCAACCGCTTTCCGAGTCTGCATCCCGAAGCTCCGGAGCCGTTCTCCGCGCCCTGGAAGGCGAGACCGGCTATTGGCGATGCCGAAGTCGTTGTCTTCTCACCGGCGGCTGAAGGCTCGCTGGCGACAATCGGGCAAGCGCGACGGATCTTGCTGGTCGAGGCCCTGATTGATCGCTATCAGCATCATTTCAGCGCCGGGGCAGCCTATGTCCTGCCGTTCGAAAATCGCGGAGAGGCGGTCGGTGTGACGCTGGCTCATCCGCATGGGCAAATCTATTCATTCCCCGTTATTCCCGAGCCCCAGGCGCGTGCGGCGGACGCCTTTTCGCAGGGATATGATCTGGAAGGCGATCGTCAGGACTGGGGCGCCGAATTCTCGGTGGCGGATGCGGGTGGGGTTTTCTCCTATTGCCCCCCCTTTGGCCGCTTCCCCTACGAAACCTGGCTGTCCACACGCGCGCGAAAACAGGGGCCCTGGGATTTTTCGGCTGACGAAGTGGATGGCCTGGCATCGCTTCTGGGCGATACCGTCGCCCGATACGATCGACTGTTTGACCAGCCCATGCCCTACATGATGAGTTTTCACGGAGCCCCGAATGGATTGTCGAAGGGGTTTCAGTTTTCCGTTCAGTTCTACCCGATCATGAGATCTGCCGGCCGGCTCAAATACCTCGCCAGTGTCGAGCAGGCGACCGGCGTGTTTACCGTTGATGTGGACCCGAGGGCGGCGGCTGCAGATCTCAGGCAAGCGGGATGA
- a CDS encoding ATP-binding protein, whose product MSENNIWEDSFLIRARTRSFVAFAVVGGGLSFLSSFIYLLEAFSDYPVFTLGTTLGPLILIAAPLYLRLGLDLERTQTFVLGFAVIFCAWTIYMAGGLMTRAPFFLVAICVASSLTTTWKKAAVINAATLGLLIWGHFHGVAAGTGLDEVMPTLSYAEISMWTLVSLVLALLLAGVATIFFVVEMNTAAAQLKAARVRAELANTSKSEFLANMSHEIRTPMNGILGIAQLIQQTGLDEKQQKYAEIIETSGSALLTIINDILDLSSIEAGKLQIESLPFSAGEIAHDVAKLLDISAQGKGLELCVDVKPNVPDAVNGDPGRIRQALTNIVGNAVKFTERGHVRIDVDCDSVEQGVASIMFTVTDTGIGIPSHKLDQVFDKFTQAEDSISRDFGGTGLGLAITRSLINAMGGEIEVQSKPGVGSVFTIRLPLELTAERPALSG is encoded by the coding sequence ATGAGCGAGAACAACATCTGGGAAGACAGCTTTCTGATCCGCGCGCGAACGCGGTCATTCGTCGCGTTCGCTGTGGTCGGAGGCGGGCTGTCCTTTCTCTCCAGCTTCATCTATCTGCTCGAGGCGTTCTCGGACTATCCGGTCTTTACACTGGGCACGACGCTTGGCCCCCTCATTCTGATAGCGGCTCCACTCTATTTGCGTCTTGGCCTCGACCTTGAACGCACTCAGACATTTGTACTCGGTTTCGCGGTCATTTTCTGTGCCTGGACCATCTATATGGCCGGCGGCCTGATGACGCGCGCGCCATTTTTTCTCGTGGCGATCTGTGTGGCGTCCTCACTCACCACAACATGGAAAAAGGCTGCGGTGATCAATGCGGCAACCCTGGGCCTTTTGATCTGGGGGCATTTCCATGGCGTGGCGGCCGGCACCGGACTTGATGAGGTGATGCCAACCCTTTCCTATGCCGAGATCTCGATGTGGACGCTTGTCAGTCTGGTGCTTGCATTATTGCTGGCGGGCGTTGCGACCATTTTCTTTGTTGTTGAAATGAACACGGCAGCGGCCCAGCTGAAAGCGGCACGGGTAAGGGCGGAGCTGGCCAACACTTCAAAATCGGAATTCCTCGCCAATATGAGCCATGAAATCCGAACGCCCATGAATGGCATACTCGGTATTGCCCAACTCATCCAGCAAACCGGTCTGGACGAGAAACAGCAAAAATATGCAGAAATCATTGAAACCTCCGGATCGGCCCTGCTGACGATCATCAACGATATTCTGGACCTGTCCTCGATCGAGGCTGGCAAACTTCAGATCGAATCATTGCCATTCAGCGCTGGCGAGATTGCTCATGACGTCGCGAAGCTGCTGGACATCTCGGCCCAGGGCAAGGGGTTGGAGCTTTGCGTGGATGTGAAGCCGAATGTGCCGGACGCCGTCAATGGTGATCCGGGACGGATTCGTCAGGCGTTGACCAATATTGTCGGCAATGCCGTGAAATTCACGGAGCGGGGCCATGTCCGGATCGATGTCGATTGCGATTCTGTCGAACAGGGTGTGGCGTCCATAATGTTCACAGTCACGGACACCGGCATCGGCATTCCGTCGCACAAGCTTGACCAGGTGTTTGATAAATTCACCCAGGCAGAGGATTCCATCTCTCGCGATTTTGGCGGAACCGGGCTCGGTCTTGCCATCACCCGCAGTCTCATCAACGCCATGGGCGGTGAAATCGAGGTTCAATCGAAACCCGGTGTGGGCTCGGTCTTCACGATCCGGTTGCCTCTGGAATTGACGGCCGAAAGGCCAGCGCTTTCAGGATAG